One Lottiidibacillus patelloidae DNA window includes the following coding sequences:
- a CDS encoding isoprenylcysteine carboxyl methyltransferase family protein → MFFQFLITFIIFQRIIELYIAKKNETFMKKQGAIEVGKEHYKYIVSLHVFFFISLFIEVLYFEKALSQVWPILIGLLILTQLLRIWVLVTLGKYWNTKIIVLEGAKVKANGPFRFFKHPNYLVVCLEIFLIPMIFQAYVTLIVFSIANAFILFKVRIPAEEQALIRETNYSEVFIKPEKS, encoded by the coding sequence ATGTTTTTTCAATTTTTGATTACTTTTATCATTTTCCAACGGATTATCGAATTGTATATTGCTAAAAAAAATGAAACGTTCATGAAAAAACAAGGAGCTATCGAGGTCGGAAAAGAACATTATAAATACATTGTTTCGCTCCATGTGTTTTTTTTCATCTCACTATTTATTGAAGTTCTTTATTTTGAAAAAGCATTGTCACAAGTGTGGCCAATTTTAATCGGTTTGTTAATTTTGACACAATTGCTTAGAATATGGGTTTTAGTTACGCTTGGGAAGTATTGGAACACCAAAATAATAGTTCTTGAAGGAGCAAAAGTAAAAGCTAATGGTCCTTTTCGCTTTTTTAAACATCCGAATTATTTAGTAGTTTGCCTGGAAATTTTTTTAATCCCAATGATTTTTCAAGCCTATGTAACATTAATCGTATTTTCGATTGCAAATGCTTTTATTTTGTTTAAAGTACGAATTCCAGCAGAGGAACAAGCATTAATAAGAGAAACAAATTATTCTGAGGTCTTTATTAAACCAGAGAAGAGTTAG
- a CDS encoding dynamin family protein yields the protein MTKMTITKDISQDQLLKRLTMVHEQLVTFNDLINAEKIKQLIEKASTQELNIAFCGHFSAGKSTMINTLFAEDLLPSSPIPTSANVVKVKSGKPYARIHFRDSEPVQFSYPYDINKVKKYCLDGDEVKSVEISHPTTNFPEGVAVLDTPGVDSTDDAHRIATEASLHLADVIFYVMDYNHVQAESNFQFTKMLQSYNKPLYLIINQVDKHNDDELSFDAFKESVVEGFSNWNVKPAGVYFTSLYEQENKYNQYNEVKTTLYNYIEKKKTIISNSIYDTTSFLIEDFHKNQKHLKQEEMNELLSLMDNEPIDELHSKEKKYIKELALIQEAVADIDHSFKDLLASILKDAILMPFKTRELAEQFLEANQPNFKVGLLFAKSKTEQEKEKRLLALHENVCEQISSSLEWVVKEQMISFTKKHNVYDESFKEAVFDAKFTFTKEKLVELVKKGATLNRQYILTYTNDVANEIKKEYRKYAMELFQPLIKQVAQSNKVVEDEIVNKLTIVKNKIDAYEKLTSIKTTIENKTKSLKGCLEEIAAEDCQILTVSHHFKQMSTDQIVFDRGGQNQNKNKDKVDRVVVDHQIDLQQRSKQLLEISNLIKTIPGLQTVERQTRTRAARLASNRYTIALFGAFSAGKSSFANALIGEKVLPVSPNPTTATINKILPIDEKHEHGTILVHMKEEAEILADIQHSLKVFNKEADSFKQALTVIRDIPVNDIVENAKAHYSFLKAFAKGYESASTKFGQIVKVDRKQYEEYVALEHKACFVNNIELYYDCELTRQGVILVDTPGADSINARHTDVAFDYIKNADAVLFVTYFNHAFNHADREFLIQLGRVKDAFELDKMFFIINAKDLAQNDEELQLVMDHVEDNLTECGIRKPRLYPVSSKNALVADNSNDSGMSNFKGDFLPFISQELAFNVDKAAVRQIESIKNVLSDYISTALGEKEEKELQKEQLLSSINYVKESIINRSLHSSNQALKKEIEELLFYVKKRVLFRYNEGFKHAFNPSSLQEDGRNIKVALNKCLLELIEFLSHDWGQELRATTLRIENYINQQLNTIVSLDEKECKSSSISISFTEIEDSDIHSPKISSELKMLDLNKLKKSLTIFKSGKQFFEQDGSVKMKENLEGQLDETMDKELNQTLNQFIKHYIRQQELKRQHTVNAMLELLEDYKVGKMAAFDTSFNVNEVKEIYSKIDSQNRN from the coding sequence ATGACAAAAATGACAATTACAAAAGATATATCGCAAGACCAATTATTAAAAAGATTAACAATGGTTCATGAACAACTTGTAACATTTAATGATCTGATTAATGCTGAAAAAATAAAGCAATTAATTGAAAAAGCGTCTACTCAAGAATTAAACATTGCATTTTGTGGGCATTTTTCTGCTGGTAAATCTACAATGATTAATACACTATTTGCTGAAGATTTGTTGCCTTCGAGTCCAATTCCGACAAGTGCAAATGTCGTTAAAGTTAAATCTGGTAAACCGTATGCTAGAATTCATTTTCGAGATTCAGAACCGGTTCAGTTTTCGTACCCATATGATATCAATAAAGTGAAAAAGTACTGTCTTGATGGGGATGAGGTTAAGTCTGTTGAAATTAGTCACCCAACTACCAATTTTCCTGAAGGTGTAGCAGTACTTGATACGCCGGGAGTAGATTCTACAGATGATGCTCACCGAATTGCAACAGAAGCTTCCCTTCATTTAGCAGATGTCATTTTCTATGTAATGGATTATAATCACGTTCAAGCTGAAAGTAATTTTCAATTTACAAAGATGTTGCAAAGTTATAATAAGCCACTTTATCTAATAATTAATCAAGTGGATAAACATAATGATGATGAGCTTTCTTTCGATGCCTTTAAGGAAAGTGTAGTGGAAGGATTCTCAAACTGGAACGTCAAACCTGCTGGCGTATATTTTACGTCTTTATATGAACAAGAAAATAAATACAACCAATATAACGAAGTAAAAACTACGTTATACAATTATATAGAAAAGAAAAAAACAATCATTTCCAATAGTATTTACGATACGACATCCTTCTTAATAGAAGACTTTCATAAAAACCAAAAACACTTGAAGCAAGAAGAGATGAATGAACTGCTGTCCTTAATGGATAATGAGCCAATAGACGAGTTACATTCAAAAGAAAAAAAATATATAAAAGAACTCGCATTAATTCAAGAGGCTGTTGCTGACATTGACCATTCATTTAAAGACTTGTTAGCTAGCATATTAAAAGATGCAATCCTAATGCCTTTTAAAACACGTGAATTAGCAGAACAATTTTTAGAAGCAAATCAACCAAATTTTAAAGTTGGACTACTATTTGCTAAGTCGAAAACCGAACAAGAGAAAGAAAAAAGACTACTCGCATTACATGAAAATGTATGTGAACAGATTTCTTCTAGTTTAGAATGGGTTGTTAAAGAACAAATGATTTCATTTACTAAAAAACACAATGTGTATGATGAATCATTTAAAGAAGCGGTATTCGATGCAAAATTCACTTTTACAAAAGAAAAACTAGTAGAATTAGTGAAAAAAGGTGCAACGTTAAATAGACAATATATTTTAACTTATACTAATGATGTAGCAAATGAAATTAAGAAGGAATATAGAAAGTACGCTATGGAATTATTCCAACCTTTAATTAAACAAGTTGCTCAATCAAATAAAGTTGTTGAAGATGAAATTGTTAATAAACTAACTATCGTTAAGAATAAAATTGATGCTTACGAAAAGCTAACTAGCATCAAGACAACAATTGAGAATAAGACTAAATCGCTAAAAGGTTGTTTAGAGGAAATAGCTGCTGAAGATTGCCAAATTCTAACTGTTTCACATCATTTTAAACAAATGTCTACCGATCAAATTGTATTTGATAGAGGCGGACAAAACCAAAATAAAAATAAGGATAAAGTCGATCGAGTTGTAGTCGATCATCAAATTGACTTACAACAACGTTCAAAGCAATTATTAGAAATATCGAATTTAATTAAAACTATTCCGGGCCTTCAAACAGTGGAGAGACAAACAAGAACACGTGCTGCTCGATTAGCAAGTAATAGATATACCATTGCATTATTCGGGGCTTTTTCAGCAGGGAAATCTTCTTTTGCAAATGCATTAATTGGTGAAAAGGTTCTTCCTGTTTCACCTAATCCAACAACAGCAACTATTAATAAGATTTTGCCAATTGACGAAAAGCATGAGCATGGAACAATTTTAGTTCATATGAAAGAAGAAGCGGAAATTTTAGCCGACATTCAACATTCGTTAAAAGTGTTTAATAAAGAGGCTGACTCATTTAAGCAAGCCCTTACTGTTATAAGGGATATACCTGTTAATGATATCGTTGAAAATGCAAAAGCACATTATTCATTTTTAAAAGCTTTTGCGAAAGGTTACGAATCGGCATCAACTAAGTTTGGCCAGATCGTAAAAGTAGACCGTAAGCAATATGAGGAATATGTAGCTTTAGAACATAAAGCATGTTTTGTAAATAACATAGAGTTATATTATGATTGTGAACTAACAAGACAAGGTGTCATTTTAGTTGATACACCAGGGGCGGACTCAATAAATGCTAGACATACAGACGTAGCATTTGATTATATTAAAAATGCAGATGCTGTGTTATTTGTAACATATTTCAACCACGCATTTAATCATGCAGATCGAGAATTTCTAATACAATTAGGGCGAGTGAAGGATGCATTTGAGCTTGATAAAATGTTTTTCATTATTAATGCGAAAGATTTAGCGCAAAATGACGAAGAACTTCAACTGGTAATGGACCATGTGGAAGATAACTTAACGGAATGTGGAATTAGAAAGCCTAGGTTATATCCAGTATCTAGTAAGAATGCTTTAGTAGCTGATAATAGTAATGACTCTGGCATGAGTAATTTTAAAGGAGACTTTCTCCCATTTATTTCTCAAGAATTAGCCTTCAATGTAGATAAAGCAGCTGTAAGGCAAATTGAATCGATTAAAAATGTATTATCGGATTATATTTCAACTGCTTTAGGTGAAAAAGAAGAAAAGGAACTTCAGAAAGAACAATTATTAAGTTCAATAAATTATGTAAAAGAATCGATAATAAATCGCTCCTTACATTCTAGTAATCAAGCACTTAAAAAAGAAATAGAAGAACTCTTGTTTTATGTTAAAAAGCGTGTATTGTTCCGTTATAATGAAGGTTTTAAACATGCATTTAACCCTTCATCGCTACAAGAGGATGGAAGAAACATTAAAGTAGCACTAAATAAATGTTTATTAGAACTAATTGAGTTTTTATCACATGATTGGGGGCAAGAACTTCGTGCCACAACATTAAGGATTGAAAATTACATTAATCAACAATTAAATACGATAGTTTCTCTGGATGAAAAAGAATGCAAAAGTTCGTCAATTTCAATTTCTTTTACTGAGATTGAAGATTCAGATATACATTCACCGAAAATATCATCAGAGTTAAAAATGTTAGATTTAAATAAGCTTAAAAAGTCGCTAACGATTTTTAAAAGTGGTAAACAGTTTTTTGAACAAGATGGTAGTGTGAAAATGAAGGAAAACCTTGAAGGGCAACTAGATGAAACGATGGATAAAGAATTAAATCAAACATTAAATCAGTTTATTAAACACTATATAAGACAACAAGAGTTAAAAAGACAACATACAGTAAATGCTATGTTAGAATTGCTAGAAGACTATAAAGTTGGAAAGATGGCGGCATTTGACACATCATTTAATGTGAATGAAGTGAAAGAAATATATTCAAAAATTGATTCGCAAAACAGAAATTAG
- a CDS encoding cytochrome d ubiquinol oxidase subunit II: MGDEYLAVAMLWLFVFIYSVAASIDFGTGFWSMFYAKRRHTKATKIANRFLSPSWKITNVFIVLLVVALITFFPGATFTLGAVLLIPGSIVLLLLAIRSAFMVYSYAASKHRVQLSYVSGITGILIPGFLISVLPITQGGFIAVNASGEQLLLGKLLSSFSFYAFAGFGIASTLFLSSLLLADYSRAADDDDAYNTYRFDAIITGPISLLMAFLVLLTMDFEANWLLENLLFYRSWLLLSVCFFLIGYGSLFIKRNAKIGMPRLAVIAIVFQYLFASYAYGNAHLPYIVYPNVTIESGFTHPAMFKALFITYIVGFSILLPGFIYFWRLFMTDKRYVKQED; encoded by the coding sequence ATGGGAGATGAATATTTAGCAGTTGCCATGCTTTGGCTGTTTGTTTTTATATATTCCGTAGCCGCTTCCATTGATTTTGGTACTGGATTTTGGTCAATGTTTTATGCCAAACGAAGACATACAAAAGCTACTAAGATTGCCAATCGTTTTTTATCACCTTCATGGAAAATTACGAATGTATTTATCGTACTATTAGTAGTAGCACTTATTACTTTTTTTCCAGGTGCTACATTTACATTAGGTGCTGTATTATTAATTCCTGGTAGTATTGTTTTGTTATTACTGGCAATTCGAAGTGCATTTATGGTTTATTCGTATGCAGCTTCTAAACATCGCGTTCAACTTAGCTATGTATCAGGTATTACAGGTATATTAATACCAGGATTTTTAATCAGTGTATTACCAATAACACAAGGTGGATTTATCGCAGTAAATGCTAGTGGCGAACAATTACTACTTGGAAAACTATTAAGTAGCTTTAGCTTTTATGCTTTTGCAGGGTTTGGTATTGCTAGCACTTTGTTTTTATCTTCATTATTATTAGCAGACTATTCACGCGCTGCTGATGATGATGATGCTTATAATACGTATCGGTTTGATGCGATTATTACCGGACCAATTTCTCTTCTAATGGCCTTTCTTGTTTTATTAACTATGGATTTCGAGGCTAATTGGTTATTAGAGAATTTACTATTTTATCGTAGTTGGTTACTTCTTTCCGTTTGCTTTTTCTTAATTGGGTATGGATCGTTGTTTATTAAGAGAAATGCAAAGATAGGAATGCCAAGACTGGCAGTTATAGCTATCGTATTTCAATACTTATTTGCAAGCTATGCCTATGGCAACGCACATTTACCTTACATTGTTTATCCAAACGTAACTATTGAATCCGGCTTTACACACCCAGCTATGTTCAAAGCTCTTTTCATCACATATATCGTTGGGTTTTCAATACTTTTACCTGGGTTTATCTATTTTTGGCGATTGTTTATGACCGATAAGCGTTATGTTAAACAAGAAGATTAA
- a CDS encoding DNA polymerase beta superfamily protein: MDRHLIINKLYDLAEELNITILYAVEIGSRAYKVEHTNSDHDIGIIYKHTIDNYLKVNRPKEAFHLQLTESIEVHGWDIYKMSNLLLKSNSSLYEWLNSDIVYIENGEIIREIKARWIHSFSLLKLAMHYQQMAVRNLKLYNEREDNNSKLLFQSVRCYLVTNWIITKRTHPPIIFLELLKQNFEEEAQGWFQEIYRVKRMEQKLVLKVEKLHGYLDEKLNRMLPTIKQLQNDKIALADINELLLKELINHD; the protein is encoded by the coding sequence ATGGATAGGCATTTAATAATTAATAAATTATACGATTTGGCTGAAGAATTAAATATCACCATCCTTTATGCTGTTGAAATTGGCTCTAGAGCCTATAAAGTAGAACATACTAACAGTGATCACGACATTGGTATTATTTATAAACATACAATTGATAATTATTTGAAAGTAAACAGACCTAAAGAAGCGTTTCATTTGCAATTAACAGAGAGCATTGAAGTTCATGGTTGGGATATTTATAAAATGAGTAATCTATTACTTAAATCTAATTCCTCTTTATATGAGTGGTTGAATTCAGATATTGTATATATAGAAAATGGGGAAATCATTAGGGAAATTAAAGCAAGATGGATACATTCTTTCTCGTTATTAAAATTAGCAATGCATTACCAACAGATGGCGGTTCGCAACTTAAAACTATATAACGAAAGAGAAGACAATAACAGCAAGTTACTTTTTCAAAGTGTGAGATGTTATTTAGTCACAAACTGGATAATTACTAAGCGAACGCACCCACCAATAATATTTCTTGAACTTCTTAAACAAAATTTTGAGGAAGAGGCACAGGGGTGGTTTCAAGAAATATACCGGGTGAAAAGGATGGAGCAAAAATTAGTATTAAAAGTTGAAAAGTTACATGGTTATTTAGATGAAAAGTTAAATAGAATGTTACCTACCATAAAACAGCTACAAAATGATAAGATAGCATTAGCGGATATCAATGAATTACTACTAAAAGAATTAATTAATCATGATTAG
- a CDS encoding type III polyketide synthase, producing the protein MPFITSVAHANLPYALKQEEALSFAKTMFSDRFEDIDRLLSIFHNGQIRTRYFCMPFEWYKEPHTFEEKNNAYIEHATKLSIEAVKSCLENKSFLEQSVDYDEIDAIFFISTTGLATPTIDVKIINALPFSRHVKRIPIWGLGCAGGTAGIARAMDYCKAYPKANVLVITVELCSLTFQRNDKSKSNLVGSSLFADGVACTLVSGTEAKTLRKVATSNLFEIINTRSTLKPDSEDVMGWDVKNEGLFVVFSKSIPNLVKNWFSENVDEFLDSNMVTQKDISHFIAHPGGKKVLDAYEEALQLQPNMTDISRFVLEEYGNMSSTTVIFVLEETMKKGIKDGELGLMTSLGPGFSSELALLKGTRKESV; encoded by the coding sequence ATGCCATTTATTACTTCCGTTGCTCATGCCAATTTGCCTTATGCTTTAAAACAAGAAGAGGCATTATCATTTGCTAAAACGATGTTTTCTGATCGCTTTGAAGATATCGATCGACTACTTTCAATTTTTCATAACGGCCAAATCAGGACAAGATATTTTTGTATGCCATTTGAATGGTATAAAGAGCCTCATACATTTGAAGAGAAAAATAACGCTTATATTGAACATGCAACAAAATTAAGTATTGAAGCGGTTAAGAGTTGTCTAGAAAATAAGTCTTTTTTAGAACAAAGCGTGGATTACGATGAAATTGACGCCATTTTTTTTATATCTACTACAGGACTAGCAACTCCGACAATTGATGTGAAAATTATTAATGCTTTGCCTTTTTCTAGGCATGTAAAAAGAATACCGATTTGGGGTTTGGGATGTGCTGGGGGGACTGCAGGTATAGCGCGTGCGATGGATTACTGTAAAGCTTATCCAAAGGCTAATGTTCTTGTTATTACTGTTGAGCTTTGTAGCTTAACGTTTCAACGAAATGACAAATCAAAAAGTAACTTAGTTGGAAGTTCCTTATTTGCTGACGGTGTCGCATGTACATTAGTTTCTGGAACAGAAGCGAAAACTTTAAGGAAAGTTGCCACATCTAATTTATTTGAAATCATAAACACAAGATCTACATTAAAACCTGATTCCGAAGATGTAATGGGTTGGGATGTTAAGAATGAAGGGTTATTTGTTGTTTTTTCAAAGAGTATTCCTAATTTAGTTAAAAATTGGTTTTCTGAAAATGTAGATGAATTTTTAGACAGTAATATGGTAACACAAAAAGATATTTCGCATTTTATTGCTCACCCTGGTGGAAAGAAAGTACTAGACGCTTATGAAGAGGCGTTACAATTACAACCAAACATGACTGATATTTCACGCTTCGTCTTAGAGGAATATGGGAATATGTCATCAACAACAGTAATATTTGTGCTTGAAGAGACAATGAAAAAAGGAATAAAGGATGGAGAACTTGGCTTAATGACTTCATTAGGTCCTGGTTTTAGTTCTGAACTAGCGTTACTAAAAGGCACAAGAAAGGAGAGTGTGTAA
- a CDS encoding sulfurtransferase encodes MQYIVNDEWLLDRLHDEDIRIIDCRFPMSTGTDGRQLFLKDHIPGAVYCDLEVDLSRNVSTHGGRHPIPSKKSLETLFGRLGIEKTTKVVIYDDQGGAMAARLWFLLRYAGHTKAFILNGGYSVWKSAGLPISDEHTEVKETKFVGNFQNDIIVDMEEVQRAIIDDNTILIDSREEKRYKGIHEPLDPIAGHIPSAVNYFWKDLLDETGKWKSDEEIKARFAQLPKEKSYIVYCGSGVTACPNILALIESGYKNVKLYGGSWSDWCSYKDNEIEK; translated from the coding sequence GTGCAGTATATTGTAAATGATGAATGGTTATTAGATCGCTTACATGATGAAGATATAAGAATAATAGATTGTCGTTTTCCTATGTCTACTGGTACCGACGGTCGGCAATTATTTTTGAAAGATCATATTCCAGGTGCAGTATATTGCGATTTAGAAGTAGATCTATCACGTAATGTAAGCACTCATGGAGGTCGTCACCCTATACCGAGTAAGAAATCGTTAGAGACGTTATTTGGTAGGTTAGGAATAGAGAAAACTACAAAAGTAGTCATATACGATGACCAAGGTGGAGCAATGGCAGCAAGACTTTGGTTTTTGTTACGATATGCAGGCCATACTAAAGCTTTTATCCTTAATGGGGGCTATTCTGTATGGAAAAGTGCAGGACTGCCAATATCCGATGAACATACTGAAGTAAAAGAAACGAAATTTGTCGGCAACTTCCAAAATGACATAATAGTTGATATGGAAGAGGTTCAACGTGCGATTATTGATGATAATACTATATTGATAGATTCACGTGAGGAAAAGCGCTACAAAGGTATTCATGAACCGCTCGACCCTATTGCTGGGCATATACCTTCAGCTGTAAACTACTTCTGGAAAGATTTGTTGGACGAAACTGGGAAATGGAAAAGTGATGAGGAAATTAAAGCTCGTTTTGCACAGCTTCCTAAAGAAAAGTCTTATATAGTATATTGTGGATCTGGGGTTACAGCATGTCCTAATATTTTAGCTTTAATCGAATCTGGGTATAAAAATGTAAAACTGTATGGCGGTAGTTGGAGTGACTGGTGTTCATATAAGGATAATGAAATAGAAAAATAG
- a CDS encoding phosphatase PAP2 family protein — protein MKQLVQYVLALAALLLIPLFHTFYNLLNNDQRGAQLLITKVDELIPFVDIFIVPYIIWYPFIFLTMAYLAWKDRAIYWKTLATMLISMLVCYAIYFVFQTHVPRPELQGKGFFTSLVKLIYANDEPYNAFPSIHSLTSFLMLFGIVKARGISKPVVMTVSITSLLIIISTLFVKQHVILDAVSAILLGFVVFQAIEAIVSIGVRIDLSNQTVRKSQLSRIGNR, from the coding sequence ATGAAGCAATTAGTACAATATGTTTTAGCACTAGCAGCGCTTCTTTTAATCCCGCTTTTTCATACATTTTATAATTTATTAAATAACGATCAACGTGGGGCGCAGTTATTAATTACAAAGGTCGATGAGTTAATTCCTTTCGTTGATATTTTTATAGTTCCCTATATTATTTGGTATCCATTTATCTTTTTAACCATGGCATATTTGGCTTGGAAAGACCGAGCGATCTATTGGAAAACATTAGCTACAATGCTTATTTCAATGTTAGTTTGTTACGCAATTTATTTTGTTTTTCAAACACATGTCCCAAGGCCAGAATTACAAGGTAAAGGTTTTTTCACTTCCTTAGTTAAATTAATCTATGCTAATGATGAACCGTACAATGCCTTTCCTAGTATCCATTCATTGACGAGCTTTTTAATGCTATTCGGTATTGTTAAGGCAAGGGGTATTAGTAAACCAGTTGTAATGACGGTTTCAATTACTTCACTGTTAATTATTATATCTACATTATTTGTAAAGCAACATGTTATCCTAGATGCAGTATCAGCAATCCTTTTAGGATTTGTAGTTTTTCAAGCAATCGAAGCTATTGTTAGTATTGGAGTTCGTATAGACTTAAGCAATCAAACTGTGCGCAAAAGTCAGCTTAGTAGAATAGGTAATAGATAA
- a CDS encoding GNAT family N-acetyltransferase → MSIEYVSIWLMSQSDAEEIASWKYEGPYSFYNAENDLEDLEELLSEKARGSNYYSVKDSNQNLIGFFSFLFHKNEAVIGLGLAPHLTGQGIGLDFVNRGINYIENNFSNINKVNLSVAAFNERAIKVYKKAKFKTVSTYMQRTNGSEYPFIKMERTL, encoded by the coding sequence ATGAGCATAGAATATGTATCAATATGGCTAATGTCACAATCAGATGCTGAAGAAATTGCATCATGGAAATATGAAGGTCCATATTCCTTTTACAATGCAGAAAATGATTTGGAAGATTTAGAAGAATTATTAAGTGAAAAGGCAAGAGGAAGCAATTACTATTCAGTTAAAGATTCAAATCAAAATCTTATAGGCTTTTTTAGTTTCCTTTTTCATAAAAATGAAGCAGTAATTGGCTTAGGTTTAGCACCTCACTTAACAGGACAAGGTATAGGGTTAGATTTTGTAAATAGGGGAATAAATTACATAGAAAATAATTTTAGTAATATCAATAAAGTAAACCTGTCTGTAGCGGCGTTTAATGAAAGAGCGATCAAAGTTTACAAAAAAGCAAAATTTAAAACAGTATCAACATACATGCAAAGAACGAATGGCAGTGAATATCCTTTTATTAAAATGGAAAGAACACTTTAA
- a CDS encoding cytochrome ubiquinol oxidase subunit I: MDEVLISRSLFGTTMGFHIIFATLGVGLPLMILTAEIIYQRTNDHDYAIMAKRWTKTFAILLGVAIPSGTIAGVQLSLLWPGFMEIVGKVIALPFQIEIFAFFLEALFMSIYVYAADRLSPWMRIISLFFVALGAVASAILITNIHAWEGTPTGFRLVNGEVVDVDPWAAFFNPSFFVTAGHVTVSAYMTGAFVVASVAAYKMLKEKKDTKVYIFHRKALMLGLIIGGIFSVLTAVNGHESAQYLHEYQPEKLAAAEGLFETQSYAPLAIGGFTDRESREVKYGIEIPWALSFLAGDRFDEVVVGLNDFPEEYWPPLFVHTLFNAMVGIGFSLLFLSIIGFYWRHIRKKQFPKWLMWAFVSAGPLSMLGIEFGWIFACTGRQPWTIYRIQLTKDAATGADAIGVIFFLFIGLYILLAIATVLVLHFYFKRHPLEKEKIGTIQ, from the coding sequence TTGGATGAGGTACTAATATCTAGGTCATTATTTGGTACAACGATGGGGTTTCATATAATTTTTGCAACACTCGGTGTTGGGCTCCCATTAATGATTTTAACAGCAGAAATAATATACCAAAGAACAAATGATCATGATTACGCAATCATGGCTAAGCGCTGGACGAAAACGTTTGCGATTTTACTCGGTGTAGCTATCCCATCCGGAACTATTGCAGGGGTTCAGTTGTCACTACTATGGCCAGGATTTATGGAAATTGTCGGAAAAGTCATTGCACTACCTTTTCAAATTGAAATATTTGCATTTTTCTTGGAAGCATTGTTTATGTCTATTTATGTTTATGCAGCAGATCGACTTTCGCCATGGATGAGAATAATCAGTTTGTTTTTTGTGGCATTAGGAGCGGTTGCATCTGCAATTTTAATAACAAATATTCACGCTTGGGAAGGGACACCAACCGGCTTCCGATTGGTCAATGGAGAAGTCGTTGATGTTGATCCATGGGCTGCTTTTTTTAACCCCAGCTTTTTCGTCACTGCTGGACATGTAACAGTTTCTGCGTATATGACCGGGGCTTTTGTTGTTGCATCTGTAGCTGCATATAAAATGTTGAAAGAAAAAAAAGATACGAAAGTTTATATATTTCACCGAAAAGCTCTCATGTTAGGTTTAATTATTGGTGGGATATTCTCTGTCTTAACAGCAGTAAACGGCCATGAATCTGCACAATACTTACATGAATATCAACCAGAAAAATTAGCAGCAGCTGAAGGGCTTTTTGAAACTCAATCCTATGCTCCATTAGCAATCGGCGGTTTTACTGATCGTGAAAGTAGAGAAGTGAAATATGGAATAGAAATTCCTTGGGCACTTAGTTTCTTAGCTGGAGATCGCTTTGATGAAGTTGTAGTCGGTTTGAACGACTTTCCAGAAGAATATTGGCCACCGCTCTTTGTTCATACGTTATTTAACGCGATGGTAGGAATTGGATTTTCACTGTTATTCCTTTCGATCATTGGTTTTTACTGGCGACATATTCGAAAAAAGCAATTTCCAAAATGGTTAATGTGGGCTTTTGTTTCTGCAGGTCCCCTATCCATGCTTGGAATTGAGTTCGGTTGGATCTTTGCTTGTACTGGACGTCAACCTTGGACCATTTACCGTATCCAATTAACGAAAGATGCAGCTACTGGGGCTGATGCAATTGGCGTCATTTTCTTCTTATTTATAGGATTGTATATCCTTTTAGCTATTGCAACTGTTTTAGTACTTCATTTTTATTTTAAACGTCATCCATTAGAAAAAGAGAAGATCGGAACGATACAATAG
- a CDS encoding DUF2533 family protein has translation MTVHKAISTHSKNQAKMVKTFQQMDELREEAINTMLTLAKNNEPFSLEEVNNISKKMNEYRKQVNFELPERKLVTKEMVFQFLSKEKH, from the coding sequence ATGACCGTACATAAAGCAATTTCAACACATTCAAAAAATCAAGCGAAAATGGTGAAAACCTTTCAACAAATGGATGAATTGCGAGAAGAGGCAATAAATACAATGCTAACACTTGCTAAGAATAATGAACCGTTTTCTTTAGAGGAAGTAAATAACATCTCAAAAAAAATGAATGAGTATCGTAAGCAAGTAAATTTTGAATTGCCCGAAAGAAAATTAGTCACAAAAGAAATGGTGTTCCAATTTTTAAGTAAAGAAAAGCATTAA